One window from the genome of Nitrospira defluvii encodes:
- a CDS encoding DUF5069 domain-containing protein, with protein sequence MMTYPRSPKVLLGGIAHLARLIDKIKLRHAGQIQDYNYLTVGFDKYLLDFLQIAPKAFEQRVLAGGSDDELLAWVKTNSRALSDQDIAQWSQGLLASGPKDDATRQRYQGRLQEVATKRGVPVASLPPASTWVDAIELDEGRM encoded by the coding sequence ATGATGACCTATCCACGCAGCCCGAAAGTACTTCTCGGCGGCATTGCCCACCTGGCGCGATTGATCGACAAGATCAAGCTCCGTCATGCGGGACAGATTCAAGACTACAATTACCTCACCGTCGGGTTCGACAAGTACCTCCTGGATTTCCTGCAGATCGCCCCGAAGGCCTTCGAGCAGCGTGTGTTGGCCGGCGGAAGCGATGATGAGCTGTTGGCCTGGGTCAAGACGAATAGTCGTGCCCTGTCCGATCAGGACATCGCGCAATGGTCGCAAGGCCTGCTGGCAAGCGGTCCGAAGGACGATGCCACTCGGCAGCGTTACCAGGGCCGCTTGCAGGAGGTGGCAACGAAGCGCGGTGTGCCGGTAGCATCCCTTCCGCCTGCCTCGACGTGGGTTGATGCCATTGAACTGGACGAAGGCCGGATGTAA
- a CDS encoding FKBP-type peptidyl-prolyl cis-trans isomerase — protein MKGIRNLLMGVLIAGSSAFGEAAFAQNDLVIADGMKVSLEYILTLPDKSVADSNVGQEPITFVQGAHEIVPGLEKALEGMKAGQKRRIDVSAQDAYGAYNNKLKQSVDKDKLPKDVKVGDILQASDNRLVKVLEVNDKKVLIDLNHPLAGKTLTFDVTVLKVEKGDAADATEKKAH, from the coding sequence ATGAAAGGGATACGGAATTTGTTGATGGGCGTGCTGATCGCCGGCTCTTCGGCGTTCGGCGAGGCGGCCTTTGCACAAAACGATCTCGTCATCGCCGACGGGATGAAAGTGTCGCTGGAGTATATCCTGACACTTCCTGACAAGAGCGTGGCTGATTCCAATGTCGGCCAGGAGCCGATTACGTTCGTGCAGGGGGCGCATGAAATCGTTCCCGGCCTCGAAAAAGCGCTCGAAGGGATGAAGGCAGGGCAGAAACGGCGCATCGACGTCTCGGCGCAAGACGCCTACGGGGCCTATAACAATAAACTGAAGCAAAGTGTCGACAAGGACAAATTGCCTAAGGATGTAAAAGTCGGGGACATTTTGCAGGCGTCGGACAACCGGCTGGTGAAGGTCCTAGAGGTCAATGATAAGAAGGTCCTGATCGACCTGAATCATCCGTTGGCCGGAAAAACGTTGACGTTCGATGTTACGGTGCTCAAGGTTGAAAAGGGTGACGCGGCGGACGCCACCGAAAAGAAAGCTCACTAA
- a CDS encoding DEAD/DEAH box helicase, with the protein MVSFAELSLTSFLADRLQQAGFTAPTPIQGAAIPLALEGRDLLAQAKTGSGKTLAFLIPLIERAVKENWRPAGHASAQAGSSRLPRALVLAPTRELALQIEMELRKYAPPSVTSLAVYGGVPIERHYRALRQPPLIVIGTPGRLLDVAGTRHLDLRGIEYVVMDEADQMLDRGFLRDIQRILQLLPAQRQTMLFSATFSPEILSLAESMLKNPVRTAVDPGVNSPTKITHAYYVVPSEASRVQLIYTLLQSSEAGDQSMVFCDQKYKVKRLAARLGGEPASVGAITGNHSQAQRERTLTAFRSGRLRSLVATDVAARGLDVPTVSQVIHYELPGNPTSYVHRTGRTGRAERSGATLLILSPQEEHEYLAMVRRLRIQTKRLALPTLAALPPPAHEPEAHHQVRRDGRGRDGRPRRAGDRPNALPQDSRGGQGRRGWRSNRPTAPRHGNS; encoded by the coding sequence ATGGTGTCGTTTGCCGAATTGTCTCTTACGTCGTTTCTTGCTGACCGTTTACAGCAGGCCGGGTTTACCGCGCCCACTCCCATTCAAGGTGCCGCTATTCCGCTGGCGTTGGAGGGGCGTGATCTACTGGCCCAGGCCAAGACGGGGAGCGGAAAAACACTGGCGTTCCTCATCCCGTTGATTGAACGGGCTGTGAAAGAAAATTGGAGGCCAGCGGGCCATGCGTCCGCGCAGGCCGGGTCGTCGCGATTGCCGCGGGCATTGGTGCTGGCGCCCACCCGTGAGCTGGCCCTTCAGATTGAGATGGAACTCCGCAAATATGCGCCGCCGTCGGTGACCTCGTTGGCCGTCTATGGCGGTGTTCCAATTGAAAGGCATTACCGCGCCCTCCGCCAGCCGCCCTTGATCGTGATCGGCACGCCGGGGCGCCTGCTGGATGTGGCCGGGACGCGGCATTTGGATCTGCGTGGCATCGAGTATGTCGTGATGGACGAAGCCGATCAGATGCTGGATCGCGGGTTCTTGCGCGACATTCAACGCATTCTCCAACTGCTGCCCGCGCAGCGACAGACCATGTTGTTTTCGGCGACCTTTTCGCCGGAGATACTCTCGCTTGCAGAATCGATGCTGAAGAACCCTGTCCGGACGGCAGTGGATCCCGGCGTGAACAGTCCGACCAAGATCACCCATGCCTATTACGTCGTGCCGAGCGAGGCCTCGCGGGTGCAGCTGATTTATACGTTGCTGCAATCATCCGAAGCCGGTGATCAATCGATGGTGTTTTGTGATCAGAAGTACAAGGTGAAACGGCTGGCCGCCCGTCTTGGCGGCGAGCCGGCTTCCGTCGGCGCGATTACGGGAAATCACTCGCAGGCACAGCGCGAGCGGACCCTCACGGCCTTCCGCTCCGGACGGTTGCGGTCATTAGTGGCAACCGATGTCGCGGCCCGTGGATTGGATGTCCCGACCGTCTCCCAGGTCATTCATTACGAATTGCCGGGCAATCCCACGTCCTACGTGCATCGTACCGGACGGACGGGTCGAGCTGAACGGTCCGGGGCGACCCTCTTGATTCTCTCGCCGCAGGAAGAGCATGAATATTTGGCTATGGTGCGACGCTTGCGCATCCAAACAAAGCGCTTGGCTTTGCCCACCCTGGCCGCCTTACCTCCTCCAGCCCACGAGCCGGAGGCGCATCATCAAGTAAGGCGTGATGGCAGGGGACGTGATGGTCGGCCGCGCCGTGCCGGGGATCGTCCCAATGCACTGCCGCAGGATTCTCGAGGCGGGCAGGGCCGTCGGGGCTGGCGTTCCAACCGACCGACCGCACCGCGCCACGGCAACAGTTGA
- a CDS encoding RNA recognition motif domain-containing protein: MGSKIYVGGLPYSTTEQQLSDLFAVHGAVTSARIITDKFTGQSRGFGFVEMSGDSEAQAAINALNGTQFGGRTLTVNEARPQEPRSGGGGRGMGGGRH, encoded by the coding sequence ATGGGTTCGAAGATCTACGTTGGCGGCTTGCCATATTCAACCACCGAGCAACAGCTGAGTGACCTGTTCGCGGTGCACGGGGCGGTGACGTCGGCGCGCATCATTACGGACAAGTTTACGGGGCAGTCACGGGGGTTCGGCTTCGTCGAAATGTCTGGAGATTCTGAGGCACAAGCGGCAATCAACGCATTGAACGGGACGCAGTTCGGTGGCCGCACCTTGACGGTCAACGAAGCCCGTCCGCAGGAGCCGCGCTCCGGTGGCGGCGGACGTGGCATGGGCGGGGGCCGGCACTAA
- a CDS encoding DUF5069 domain-containing protein encodes MDLQQQPPRRWNAEVAGMIWLPRLIDKVRAFQADTLGAYAYPSALDQSFMRHLRLTPALIESIVRVTDSDEVIGATLRQRIPLSDEEIRTRCAAFQEKYRWAFAVLDRDDGYVRGLGYPLPQFLQRPLWRWYQRWSAQKANATSV; translated from the coding sequence ATGGACCTTCAACAACAGCCGCCTCGACGATGGAACGCCGAGGTGGCAGGGATGATCTGGTTGCCGCGCCTCATCGACAAGGTGCGCGCCTTCCAGGCCGACACCCTGGGCGCCTATGCCTACCCCTCTGCGTTAGACCAGTCCTTCATGCGGCACCTCCGGCTCACGCCCGCCCTTATCGAGTCGATTGTTCGTGTCACAGACTCAGATGAAGTAATCGGTGCGACTCTTCGTCAGCGCATTCCGCTCAGCGATGAGGAAATTCGGACGCGCTGCGCTGCATTTCAGGAAAAATATCGGTGGGCATTCGCCGTCCTGGATCGTGATGATGGCTATGTCCGCGGCCTCGGCTATCCACTTCCACAATTCCTCCAACGACCACTCTGGCGCTGGTATCAACGCTGGTCAGCCCAGAAAGCCAACGCCACTTCTGTCTGA
- a CDS encoding M28 family peptidase, with translation MRVDLTPVARQTAALAPSEQLSNFVLGLMTGLLFALAALPAFAENLPESPTPLSHALNLISSDRMLEDIRTLSGPAYSGRQTGTPDDLASAQFVRQRLLDLHQQRPSPPESPTKASDNPDHTRLQSTAVRSTIIEPGATLQITFAQDAPPDQIGTDYLPVLDSPSADLQATVVFVGYGISDQAGGWDEYAGIDVRGKIVLFLRGKPERYPRHISHADKVHTAHAHGALGYLTATGPILNAYETRRGVTGRPSAFYGLADARRTIPGAWISTARAMALLGTERSVDDDRLRRLQETLNEGITPQSTVTDTTVTMRWHSTEQDSLLYNVISILPGNGPAQPEEAIVIGAHRDHFGKQGGLLFAGADDNASGTAVLLEVGRVLDTIPAKLKRAIVLISFSGEEQGLLGSKFYVGQPVVPLRSTIAMVNIDHAAVGNGRLTIGLTGIEKPAAQQAGQRVGLADRLDLFGFFPGGDHVPFKEAGVPTITVVSGGIHTHFHQPTDTADTVNAEILTAVARYVLSLVWHLAEAP, from the coding sequence ATGCGAGTCGATCTCACACCTGTAGCCAGGCAGACCGCCGCCCTCGCTCCATCAGAGCAACTCTCCAATTTTGTCCTCGGACTGATGACCGGCCTCTTGTTCGCACTTGCCGCCCTGCCGGCTTTCGCCGAGAACCTGCCGGAATCCCCCACCCCTCTCTCCCACGCCTTGAATCTGATTTCCAGTGACCGCATGCTGGAGGATATCCGGACGCTGAGCGGCCCGGCCTACAGCGGGCGCCAGACCGGCACTCCCGACGATCTGGCTTCTGCCCAGTTCGTCCGACAACGATTGCTCGACCTGCACCAACAACGGCCTTCTCCCCCTGAATCTCCCACCAAAGCCAGCGATAATCCCGATCACACTCGCCTGCAATCCACCGCCGTACGCAGCACGATCATCGAGCCAGGCGCCACGTTGCAGATAACATTCGCGCAAGATGCTCCGCCTGACCAAATCGGCACCGACTATCTCCCCGTCCTCGATTCGCCGTCGGCGGACCTGCAGGCGACGGTGGTGTTTGTCGGGTACGGGATCTCCGACCAGGCTGGTGGATGGGATGAATATGCCGGCATCGACGTCCGGGGAAAGATCGTTCTCTTTCTGCGCGGCAAGCCAGAGCGCTACCCCCGCCACATTTCGCATGCGGACAAGGTCCACACGGCTCACGCGCATGGCGCGCTCGGCTACCTCACCGCCACCGGCCCGATACTGAACGCCTATGAGACGCGCCGTGGCGTCACCGGGCGACCAAGCGCCTTTTATGGGCTGGCCGATGCCCGCCGCACGATCCCAGGCGCATGGATCAGCACCGCACGCGCGATGGCCCTACTCGGCACCGAGCGATCGGTTGACGACGATCGCCTGCGCAGGCTGCAGGAGACATTGAATGAGGGCATCACCCCCCAATCGACGGTGACGGATACGACCGTGACGATGCGTTGGCACAGCACAGAGCAGGACAGCCTGCTCTACAACGTGATCTCCATCCTGCCGGGGAACGGGCCGGCACAGCCAGAAGAAGCGATCGTCATCGGCGCCCATCGCGATCATTTTGGAAAACAAGGCGGGCTACTGTTCGCCGGAGCCGACGACAACGCGTCCGGCACTGCGGTGCTTCTGGAGGTGGGACGTGTACTCGACACGATACCGGCGAAACTCAAACGGGCGATTGTGTTGATCTCCTTCAGCGGGGAAGAACAGGGGCTGCTGGGATCGAAGTTCTATGTCGGCCAACCAGTCGTGCCGCTACGTTCCACTATCGCGATGGTGAACATCGACCACGCAGCCGTGGGAAACGGACGATTGACGATCGGGCTCACTGGCATTGAGAAGCCTGCCGCGCAACAGGCCGGGCAACGGGTGGGACTGGCAGACCGACTCGATCTCTTCGGATTCTTTCCAGGTGGCGATCACGTTCCATTCAAGGAGGCCGGTGTGCCGACAATCACCGTGGTCAGCGGCGGAATCCACACACACTTCCATCAGCCCACCGACACGGCGGATACCGTGAATGCGGAGATCCTCACTGCAGTCGCCCGATATGTCCTCAGCCTGGTATGGCACCTCGCAGAAGCCCCATAA
- a CDS encoding amylo-alpha-1,6-glucosidase — protein sequence MEEIISVNDQFYILASSSMADDRTRVLKHGETFGVFDRYGDIQPVGRGTQGVFHQGTRFLSRQEVFLNNDRPMLLSSTVKEDNALLAVDLTNPDLYRDGRIAIPRGSVHVFRSRFLWNGVSYERFRLSNYSLAPVKMTLSIRFEADFADIFEVRGKKRERKGRMLPNVLRKDLLVLRYEGLDEVTREARIQFSPEPLEISASQATFGIELEPKGEIAVAVMMACDVADCHRPLLSYDAAMAEAGLAFGAEPSEDCSIQTSNAQFNEWWNRSVLDVRMMVTDTNEGPYPYAGVPWFSTPFGRDGVITALECLWIRPELSRGVLAYLASTQAKEVNPAQDAEPGKILHETRKGEMAALHEIPFGLYYGSVDSTPLFVMLAGAYYERTADLAFIQSIWPNLEAALTWMDTFGDPDRDGFVEYVRKSPTGLDNQGWKDSHDSISHADGSLAEGPIALCEVQGYVYDAKVQASKLAEALGYVDRASQLRRQARSLKERFDDAFWCEESSTYALALDGRKRPCQVKTSNAGHCLYTGIATEEHARRVAETLMSDELFSGWGVRTLADSERRYNPMSYHNGSIWPHDNAMIAVGLARYGLKSGVEKIMTGMFEVSLVLDFHRLPELFCGFVRRPGQGLTRYPVACNPQAWAAGSAFMVLQACLGLSIIASEHKIVFNYPILPEFIDKMQIKNLKVGSASVDLLLRRHDLDVGITVNRRVGQVEVVSVK from the coding sequence GTGGAAGAAATTATCAGTGTCAATGATCAGTTCTATATCCTGGCCAGTTCATCGATGGCGGATGATCGCACCCGTGTGCTCAAGCATGGGGAAACATTCGGCGTGTTCGACCGGTATGGCGACATTCAGCCGGTGGGCCGAGGCACTCAGGGTGTCTTTCACCAGGGCACCCGGTTTCTTTCGCGTCAGGAAGTGTTTCTGAATAATGATCGGCCGATGCTGTTGAGTTCAACGGTCAAAGAAGATAACGCGCTCCTGGCCGTGGATCTCACCAATCCGGACCTGTATCGGGACGGCCGGATCGCCATCCCGCGCGGCAGTGTCCACGTGTTTCGCTCCCGCTTTCTCTGGAACGGCGTGAGCTACGAGCGATTTCGGTTGTCGAACTATAGCCTCGCACCGGTGAAAATGACCTTGTCGATCCGCTTTGAGGCCGACTTCGCGGATATCTTCGAGGTTCGAGGCAAGAAGCGCGAACGGAAGGGGCGGATGCTGCCGAATGTGTTGCGGAAGGATTTGCTGGTCTTGCGGTATGAAGGCCTCGATGAGGTGACGCGGGAGGCGCGGATTCAGTTTTCTCCGGAGCCGTTGGAGATCTCGGCCTCACAGGCGACCTTCGGGATTGAACTGGAGCCGAAGGGAGAAATCGCCGTGGCCGTGATGATGGCGTGCGATGTCGCGGACTGCCATCGGCCGCTCTTGTCCTATGACGCCGCGATGGCCGAAGCCGGGTTGGCTTTCGGGGCAGAGCCGTCCGAGGATTGTTCCATCCAGACGTCGAATGCCCAGTTCAATGAGTGGTGGAATCGTTCGGTATTGGATGTCCGGATGATGGTGACGGACACGAATGAAGGGCCCTATCCCTACGCCGGTGTGCCCTGGTTCAGCACGCCGTTCGGGCGGGACGGCGTCATCACGGCGCTGGAGTGTTTATGGATCAGGCCTGAGTTGTCGCGAGGGGTGCTGGCCTACTTGGCGTCGACGCAAGCCAAGGAAGTGAATCCGGCGCAAGATGCCGAGCCGGGAAAGATCCTGCACGAAACCCGCAAAGGGGAGATGGCGGCCCTCCATGAAATTCCGTTCGGGCTCTATTACGGGAGCGTCGATTCGACCCCACTGTTTGTGATGTTGGCCGGCGCCTATTACGAGCGTACGGCGGATTTGGCCTTCATTCAATCCATCTGGCCGAACCTCGAAGCGGCGCTGACCTGGATGGATACGTTCGGCGATCCTGACCGCGACGGATTCGTGGAGTATGTACGGAAGTCTCCCACCGGGTTGGACAATCAGGGATGGAAGGACTCGCACGATTCGATTTCGCATGCGGATGGATCATTGGCCGAGGGGCCGATCGCTTTGTGTGAGGTGCAAGGGTACGTGTATGACGCGAAGGTGCAGGCTTCGAAGCTCGCAGAGGCGTTGGGGTATGTCGATCGTGCCAGCCAGCTCAGGAGGCAGGCGCGATCACTGAAGGAGCGGTTCGACGACGCGTTCTGGTGTGAGGAATCCTCCACCTACGCCCTGGCGCTGGACGGACGGAAGCGGCCCTGCCAGGTGAAAACGTCGAATGCGGGCCATTGTCTGTATACGGGCATCGCCACCGAGGAGCATGCGCGACGTGTGGCCGAGACGCTGATGTCGGATGAATTATTCAGCGGGTGGGGCGTCAGGACGTTGGCCGATTCGGAACGACGGTACAATCCCATGTCCTACCATAACGGATCAATCTGGCCCCATGATAACGCGATGATCGCCGTCGGGCTCGCGCGTTACGGGCTCAAGTCGGGCGTGGAAAAAATCATGACCGGAATGTTCGAGGTCAGTCTAGTCCTCGACTTTCACCGGTTGCCGGAACTCTTCTGTGGATTTGTCCGCAGGCCAGGCCAGGGCCTCACGCGGTACCCGGTGGCCTGTAACCCTCAGGCTTGGGCGGCCGGGTCGGCGTTTATGGTGCTGCAGGCCTGCCTGGGCTTGTCGATCATCGCCTCGGAGCACAAGATTGTGTTCAACTATCCCATCCTGCCTGAATTCATCGACAAAATGCAGATCAAGAATCTGAAAGTCGGAAGCGCGTCGGTGGATCTTCTCCTGCGCCGCCATGACCTGGATGTCGGCATTACCGTCAATCGCCGTGTCGGACAAGTCGAAGTGGTGTCCGTGAAATAG
- a CDS encoding MFS transporter, translated as MKWSPHLLTRDFTLVWWGQMVSQIGDGVSKLALLWFVYSITGSPLKTTMIGLLQTLPPILFGPFIGVIVDRVPKKLLLVSSDLIRAIVLGVLPCLLPVDSFSIERLYLMVFVHAVASAVFGPALTAAIPSLVPRHEFTAANALLQTTTSIGIILGPALSGVGIATMSSQEVLCVNAVSYVISAACFLFIRFPQTVTQPASDGSLSGTFQEVLDGFHYVLRRQRVILMLIGAASMYTFSTSAFSTLFPVFGKKLLDLGPIEVGYLWSAFGVGLLLVSLGLVSLSAWSLPKRIQLMGMSSFVSGLALLGLVVTSNRLAAAALMVIIGMGAGTLTPVAWGVLQEIAPASLLGRVLAIYNLGAMTSAIAGMTIFGWVTQEFGERPSVFGIGVGLFLSAMVSIRVGRWVQTNWAETTVPAEGETPAVVMVTQPTSHSSASV; from the coding sequence GTGAAGTGGTCGCCGCACTTGCTGACGCGCGACTTCACGCTGGTCTGGTGGGGCCAGATGGTCTCGCAGATCGGCGATGGGGTGTCGAAACTCGCGCTGCTCTGGTTTGTCTACTCCATCACCGGTTCTCCCCTCAAGACGACGATGATCGGGCTGCTGCAGACCCTGCCGCCCATCTTGTTCGGTCCGTTCATCGGTGTGATCGTCGACCGTGTTCCCAAGAAACTTCTGCTGGTCAGCAGCGATCTGATCCGTGCGATCGTGCTGGGCGTGTTGCCCTGTCTCTTGCCGGTGGATTCCTTCAGTATCGAGCGGCTGTATCTCATGGTGTTTGTCCATGCAGTCGCGTCGGCGGTCTTTGGCCCGGCTTTGACGGCCGCGATTCCCTCATTGGTGCCGCGCCATGAATTCACCGCGGCCAACGCCTTGCTCCAGACGACGACCAGTATCGGCATCATCCTCGGACCGGCGCTGAGCGGGGTGGGGATCGCGACCATGAGTTCGCAGGAGGTGCTGTGCGTCAATGCGGTGAGTTATGTGATCTCGGCGGCGTGTTTCTTGTTCATCCGGTTTCCTCAGACGGTGACGCAGCCGGCGAGTGATGGCTCGTTGTCCGGAACGTTTCAGGAGGTGCTGGACGGCTTTCATTACGTGCTTCGCCGGCAGCGAGTGATCCTGATGTTGATCGGGGCTGCGTCGATGTATACCTTTTCCACCAGTGCCTTTAGCACCCTCTTCCCGGTGTTCGGGAAAAAATTGCTGGACCTTGGACCGATCGAGGTCGGCTATCTGTGGTCGGCATTCGGCGTCGGCCTGCTCCTGGTGTCACTGGGCCTGGTGTCTCTGTCGGCCTGGTCATTGCCCAAACGTATTCAACTGATGGGGATGTCCAGTTTCGTCAGCGGCCTGGCATTGCTCGGATTGGTCGTGACCTCGAATCGATTGGCGGCGGCGGCATTGATGGTGATCATCGGAATGGGGGCCGGGACGCTCACGCCGGTAGCCTGGGGGGTCCTGCAGGAGATTGCTCCAGCTTCCCTATTGGGGCGGGTGTTGGCGATTTACAATCTTGGGGCGATGACCTCGGCCATTGCGGGGATGACGATCTTCGGGTGGGTGACGCAAGAGTTCGGCGAGCGACCCAGTGTGTTCGGAATAGGCGTCGGATTGTTTCTTTCCGCGATGGTGTCGATACGAGTGGGGCGTTGGGTACAGACCAATTGGGCTGAAACGACAGTCCCTGCGGAAGGGGAGACTCCGGCGGTGGTGATGGTCACGCAGCCGACCAGCCATTCGAGTGCATCCGTGTAA
- a CDS encoding BON domain-containing protein, whose product MRTIQTVCAIGVFTFVATSGLWGIGSTLRAEQAPEGKPEVPAVPKPKEPEAKAKDPDTKPREADAKPKDQEGKPPEQKAKDSDSKVKEVESKSKDADSKPKESEPKAKAKEPEHKAKDTEQKTKEAEPKAKEAEAKPKDTDAVAEHPCPSVPHTAEAKPADAPPPAGDAASGDRPKAAEPEPKKPVRSSMVTAKLALMADPHLFPYDIEVDAKDKDLVLLGKVGQESDKRVATDIVRCLEGVHAVENRLKVEPDAAHGLVGERDKIITQLVKERFEKSKTLQSVKFDVKTEDGIVTLAGATRFQIIVLEAAQAARQIPGVRAVNTDAVRLVAGE is encoded by the coding sequence ATGCGGACGATACAGACCGTTTGTGCGATAGGGGTGTTCACGTTTGTCGCGACATCTGGATTGTGGGGAATCGGCTCGACCTTGCGGGCGGAGCAGGCCCCGGAGGGTAAACCTGAGGTTCCCGCAGTGCCGAAACCGAAAGAGCCTGAGGCGAAGGCGAAGGACCCTGACACGAAGCCGCGAGAGGCAGATGCCAAACCGAAGGATCAGGAAGGCAAGCCGCCGGAGCAAAAGGCAAAGGATTCCGACAGCAAAGTGAAAGAGGTGGAGTCTAAAAGCAAGGATGCGGACAGCAAACCCAAAGAGTCAGAGCCGAAAGCGAAGGCCAAGGAGCCCGAGCATAAGGCAAAAGACACTGAGCAGAAAACCAAGGAGGCTGAACCGAAGGCGAAAGAGGCTGAAGCAAAACCGAAGGACACCGATGCCGTAGCGGAGCATCCCTGTCCCTCAGTGCCTCACACGGCAGAGGCGAAACCGGCTGACGCTCCGCCTCCTGCAGGCGACGCTGCGTCGGGCGACCGTCCGAAGGCTGCCGAACCGGAACCTAAGAAACCGGTGCGTTCATCGATGGTGACCGCCAAGCTTGCGCTCATGGCTGATCCACACCTGTTCCCGTACGACATCGAAGTGGACGCCAAGGACAAGGATCTCGTGTTGCTTGGCAAGGTGGGGCAAGAATCGGACAAGCGCGTGGCGACCGATATCGTACGTTGTCTGGAAGGCGTGCATGCCGTAGAAAATCGTCTCAAGGTCGAGCCGGATGCGGCGCATGGTTTGGTCGGGGAACGTGACAAGATCATCACACAGCTGGTGAAAGAACGGTTTGAGAAGAGCAAAACCTTGCAATCGGTCAAATTCGATGTGAAAACAGAGGACGGCATCGTCACCCTAGCCGGGGCGACGCGTTTTCAAATCATCGTGCTCGAAGCGGCTCAGGCGGCTCGCCAGATTCCCGGTGTGCGCGCGGTGAATACGGATGCGGTGCGATTGGTCGCGGGAGAATGA
- a CDS encoding MFS transporter codes for MADESQSTPESNVTGWRLLGTRDFGCLWAGQVISQIGDGLNKVALLWFVYELTGSALKMTAIGLLQTIPPLVFGPLIGVYLDQLPKKTVMIVVDLLRTLMVLLIPLFYTLDMLTLERLYVLVFLISIVSTVFGPALASAVPLIVQRSQLTTANAFIQSTTNIGVLLGPAMSGLGIALIGAQNVLYVDAATFLASALFLFPIRVRETRTAKGLDVLSTPVMQDMMVGFRFVFLQHRVVFALMITAVLYNLAISAFVFLLPVVAKELLQVGPMELGWLWSALGIGMLAASIWLARTPQGTFQDRIGKIGRSLTIGGVAVCTLGLIQTPVLFSTFLLIVIIGGSTSLFYPVVWAMLQEVTPEHLLGRVFTTFSVGSMASAMVGMAGFGWAADALGPAVSLIGIGLLLLVTAMVTVQVSRRGLMVSPAVA; via the coding sequence ATGGCAGACGAGTCGCAGTCCACTCCTGAATCAAATGTCACCGGATGGCGGTTATTGGGGACCCGGGATTTCGGGTGCCTCTGGGCAGGCCAAGTCATCTCCCAGATCGGCGACGGCCTGAACAAGGTCGCCCTCTTGTGGTTCGTCTATGAACTGACCGGATCGGCTCTCAAGATGACCGCGATCGGTCTGCTGCAGACCATTCCGCCGCTGGTGTTCGGCCCGCTCATCGGTGTCTATCTCGATCAGCTCCCGAAGAAAACCGTCATGATCGTCGTCGATTTGTTACGAACATTGATGGTCTTATTGATACCGCTCTTTTATACGCTCGATATGCTCACGCTTGAGCGATTGTATGTCCTCGTGTTTCTCATCTCGATCGTCTCGACGGTCTTTGGACCGGCGCTGGCGTCGGCCGTGCCCCTCATCGTGCAACGCTCTCAACTCACGACGGCGAATGCGTTTATCCAGAGCACGACCAACATCGGTGTATTGCTGGGACCGGCCATGAGCGGCTTGGGTATTGCGCTGATCGGCGCACAAAACGTGTTGTACGTGGATGCCGCAACCTTCTTGGCCTCAGCGTTGTTCCTCTTCCCGATCCGAGTACGTGAGACCCGCACCGCGAAGGGGCTCGATGTGCTGTCCACTCCTGTGATGCAGGATATGATGGTGGGATTCCGGTTCGTGTTCTTGCAGCATCGAGTCGTATTTGCCTTGATGATCACGGCGGTCTTGTACAACCTTGCCATCAGCGCATTCGTGTTCCTCCTTCCGGTGGTCGCCAAGGAACTGCTGCAGGTGGGCCCGATGGAGCTTGGTTGGTTGTGGTCCGCTCTCGGGATCGGAATGTTGGCTGCCTCCATCTGGTTGGCCCGTACCCCGCAGGGCACTTTCCAGGACCGGATCGGCAAGATCGGCCGGTCGTTGACCATCGGCGGGGTTGCGGTCTGCACCCTCGGGTTGATTCAAACGCCGGTATTGTTCAGCACGTTCCTGTTGATTGTGATCATTGGCGGCAGCACGTCGCTCTTCTACCCGGTCGTGTGGGCCATGCTTCAGGAAGTGACGCCTGAGCATTTGCTCGGACGTGTGTTCACCACATTCAGTGTCGGCAGCATGGCCTCTGCCATGGTGGGTATGGCTGGGTTCGGTTGGGCGGCTGATGCCTTGGGACCGGCCGTGAGTCTGATTGGAATAGGACTGCTATTGTTGGTTACTGCCATGGTCACGGTGCAGGTGAGTCGCCGTGGCCTCATGGTGAGTCCGGCTGTTGCCTAA